A genomic region of Anopheles aquasalis chromosome Y, idAnoAquaMG_Q_19, whole genome shotgun sequence contains the following coding sequences:
- the LOC126579667 gene encoding transforming growth factor beta-1-induced transcript 1 protein-like, which produces MATATCFGCKEDIKDKMLEALGKSWHPEHFACKECKKRIAENKFHESDGLPVCTKCFESKIQAICAACRKMVTEKVVKAMGKAWHQEHFICGGPCKQQLSGKTFFERNGKPYCTADYERLYAPKCGGCKKPIAEKALSALESKWHKECFKCKLCKEPIGVDAKFRADKEKQPICEKCGI; this is translated from the exons ATG GCAACAGCAACCTGCTTTGGATGTAAGGAAGATATCAAAGACAAGATGCTGGAGGCACTCGGTAAGAGCTGGCATCCGGAGCATTTTGCCTGCAAAGAATGCAAGAAGCGCATCGCGGAAAACAAGTTCCACGAAAGTGACGGGCTTCCTGTGTGCACCAAGTGCTTTGAGTCGAAGATACAGGCAATTTGTGCAGCATGCCGAAAGATGGTAACGGAG AAAGTAGTGAAGGCGATGGGTAAAGCGTGGCATCAAGAGCACTTCATCTGCGGTGGCCCATGCAAGCAGCAACTGTCCGGCAAGACGTTCTTCGAGCGAAACGGCAAACCCTACTGCACGGCCGACTACGAGCGTCTTTATGCACCAAAGTGTGGCGGCTGCAAGAAACCGATCGCCGAAAAGGCACTGTCAGCACTCGAAAGCAAGTGGCATAAGGAGTGTTTCAAATGCAAG CTGTGCAAGGAACCGATCGGTGTGGATGCCAAGTTCCGCGCCGATAAGGAGAAACAGCCAATCTGCGAAAAGTGTGGTATTTAG
- the LOC126579668 gene encoding coactosin-like protein isoform X2 translates to MADSVEVEQMAEAKPRKMALPTSLDKDAIREAYEDVRSNLTDNEWAVFKFDGLTIVCSAKGQGFQEFCDEFQDDERAFGYIRIQMGDEMSKRSKFLFLTWIGPEVGVMQRAKMSTDKSIIKDVINNFAVELQVETSADLDLEMFKMHLNKAGGANYGTGVRDV, encoded by the exons atgGCCGATTCGGTGGAAGTTGAGCAAATGGCAGAGGCAAAGCCACGAAAG ATGGCCCTGCCGACGTCGCTGGACAAGGACGCGATCCGGGAGGCGTACGAGGACGTCCGCTCCAACCTGACCGACAACGAGTGGGCGGTGTTCAAGTTCGACGGGCTGACGATCGTGTGCTCGGCCAAGGGCCAGGGCTTCCAGGAGTTTTGCGACGAGTTCCAGGACGATGAGCGCGCGTTCGGCTACATCCGGATACAGATGGGCGACGAGATGTCGAAGCGCAGCAAGTTCCTGTTCCTCACCTGGATCGGCCCGGAGGTGGGCGTGATGCAGCGCGCCAAGATGTCCACCGACAAGTCGATCATCAAGGATGTGATCAAC AATTTTGCCGTCGAGCTGCAGGTGGAAACGAGCGCAGACCTGGACCTCGAGATGTTCAAGATGCACCTGAACAAGGCCGGCGGTGCCAACTATGGTACGGGCGTCCGGGATGTATAA
- the LOC126579668 gene encoding coactosin-like protein isoform X1, with amino-acid sequence MPALLTVVTHYSFDCAAKCQVQDPAVGPQMALPTSLDKDAIREAYEDVRSNLTDNEWAVFKFDGLTIVCSAKGQGFQEFCDEFQDDERAFGYIRIQMGDEMSKRSKFLFLTWIGPEVGVMQRAKMSTDKSIIKDVINNFAVELQVETSADLDLEMFKMHLNKAGGANYGTGVRDV; translated from the exons ATGCCAGCGCTGCTGACTGTGGTCACACACTACTCGTTTGATTGCGCGGCCAAGTGTCAAGTCCAAGATCCAGCTGTTGGTCCGCAG ATGGCCCTGCCGACGTCGCTGGACAAGGACGCGATCCGGGAGGCGTACGAGGACGTCCGCTCCAACCTGACCGACAACGAGTGGGCGGTGTTCAAGTTCGACGGGCTGACGATCGTGTGCTCGGCCAAGGGCCAGGGCTTCCAGGAGTTTTGCGACGAGTTCCAGGACGATGAGCGCGCGTTCGGCTACATCCGGATACAGATGGGCGACGAGATGTCGAAGCGCAGCAAGTTCCTGTTCCTCACCTGGATCGGCCCGGAGGTGGGCGTGATGCAGCGCGCCAAGATGTCCACCGACAAGTCGATCATCAAGGATGTGATCAAC AATTTTGCCGTCGAGCTGCAGGTGGAAACGAGCGCAGACCTGGACCTCGAGATGTTCAAGATGCACCTGAACAAGGCCGGCGGTGCCAACTATGGTACGGGCGTCCGGGATGTATAA
- the LOC126579663 gene encoding 28S ribosomal protein S29, mitochondrial, which produces MIRSVVRCAHVRGRSHYSSVAAAAAANQGASARLDEFRTLETNTDRHGPSTLGRFYTIPAEARKQIFTYGGLPKSYERQIKTFNECCLMVRRPAVEIIELLRVTDFSRPVNRFVLYGEDGAGKSLTLAHLLHYGYQQQYVLVHVPWLPNWLKRPKETANANSVEGSLDLPLDGAAWLVHFKNQNGALLERLGLTVSRDYVWTKRETTPAGAPLLALVEHGISRAKFSCDVIAGLVRELKQHSTAGRARTMVVIDGYNALFHPHTRILTENKVRLTPDRITLVQPFREITRNDWTNGVCVLAVDRLALTEDRMASNLPLYLLYREGFEHLDPFVPIRVDGYDETEFHSCIQYYLDRKWIQTSEPGFDVELKALSCQNPYQLMQLCASL; this is translated from the coding sequence ATGATTCGTAGTGTGGTACGGTGTGCGCACGTGCGAGGCCGCTCGCACTATTCGTccgtggcagcggcagccgcagccaACCAGGGGGCCTCCGCCCGGCTGGACGAGTTCCGGACACTCGAGACAAACACGGACCGGCACGGTCCGTCCACCCTCGGTCGCTTCTACACGATTCCGGCCGAAGCGCGGAAGCAAATCTTCACGTACGGCGGTCTACCGAAAAGCTACGAGCGACAGATCAAAACCTTCAACGAGTGCTGCCTGATGGTGCGACGGCCAGCGGTCGAGATCATTGAGCTGCTCCGTGTGACCGACTTCAGTCGCCCGGTCAACCGTTTCGTGCTGTACGGGGAGGATGGAGCGGGTAAATCGCTGACACTTGCCCACCTGCTCCACTATggctatcagcagcagtacgtGCTGGTGCACGTACCGTGGCTGCCAAATTGGCTGAAGCGTCCGAAGGAAACGGCCAACGCCAACTCAGTCGAGGGGTCACTCGATCTCCCGCTCGATGGAGCCGCTTGGTTGGTACACTTCAAGAACCAGAACGGTGCCCTCCTGGAGCGGCTTGGCCTGACCGTTAGCCGCGACTACGTGTGGACGAAACGAGAAACGACACCGGCGGGTGCGCCATTGCTGGCGCTCGTCGAGCACGGCATCAGCCGGGCCAAATTTTCCTGCGACGTCATTGCCGGTCTCGTACGCGAGCTAAAGCAACACTCAACGGCCGGCCGCGCCCGCACCATGGTCGTCATCGACGGCTACAATGCGCTGTTCCACCCGCACACGCGCATCCTAACCGAGAACAAGGTGCGCCTAACGCCGGATCGTATCACCCTGGTGCAGCCGTTCCGCGAGATCACGCGCAACGACTGGACAAACggcgtatgtgtgctggcGGTCGATCGGCTCGCGCTCACCGAGGACCGGATGGCCTCCAACTTGCCACTGTATCTCCTGTACCGCGAAGGGTTCGAACATCTCGACCCGTTCGTGCCAATCCGCGTCGATGGTTACGATGAGACCGAGTTCCACAGTTGCATCCAATACTACCTCGATCGGAAGTGGATTCAAACGTCCGAACCGGGCTTCGACGTGGAACTGAAAGCTCTCAGCTGCCAGAATCCTTACCAGCTCATGCAGCTGTGCGCATCACTGTGA